The nucleotide sequence cagtttcaatattataaaattaagatATTGTGACGAATTGAAGTCTTTATTGCGAAAGCAAGTATTTTACGAATGTTTTatcttttgaaaaaacaaaatcttgCACGATGTATGTACATAGTTTATTAAtagtgctttatttttttacatagtttattaataataagatATTCAAAAACTTACAAAAAGTATGTGACATTGGATCgtttgcatttttattaacGAAAAAACATATTCATataaaattacgtaaaaaaGAAAGATACGCCATCGCTGATTTCATAACCTAGAAATAGTATGCAAATTAAAAGACAAAATAACGATTAGTGAATTTCTGTATAGTAAAATCTTATTACATTCGTGAACATTACTAAAGAGTAATGACTGAAATTCCCTGCCATCAAAGAAAGAGGCTGTTGCGAACGTTTGATACAAATTATGAAACTTTTCTGATCCTTCAACGGTAATTTGTACCACTTACAACGGTAATAGGCATGAGAAACGTTGATACTCTACGAATATATAAATGTGCAGAacgttattatattatagtttTTTACAAAACTTAATTTACACAATTAGCACAATTAAAATCCCATCACCTCGTGAATCAGATATTCTCCTACCCAACAATGCGTATAGAGTCGAAAGATGTTGAGAAAAccaaaaacaaagaaagtaACCAAGTTTGTTTTTTGTCCAGCAGCTATGCTCTAAGgcaataaatttatataaatggTCATTCTTTACATTCATAACACTTTTAAAATACATACTATTAATACTTGATAAACAAGAATGCAAATCGCTATAGTAGCCCCAAGGAAGTGGCCAAGTAAGCAGAGCCGATACATTCTTCTAAGTCTTAATCCAATTCTGTAAGAATTGTTTCCAGTTTAATGAGTATAAccaataatttttcataaaactatttaaaatgttttaactGAGGCGACAATTTGATTGCTGTTTCAGTTAGGACAAAGCAAATCAtacttaattaatttttgatgcCTCTGAATGATTTCATTCAATTCGTTGGATTTGTTAACAACATCTAAATTACTAATCCTAATGGAAAGAACTCCTAATTGGCCACATAGGTGTGCTATCACGGTTAACGTTAAGCAATCCATTGCAGTTTGGGTAAACCCAATAATGTACAAAATTGGAATCCGAGAAATGTATGTGGCGATATACGTTTGAATATCTGTTATTTTGTACAGCAAATGTATTCGATACGGCAGGTCATAAGTGAACGCTTTTGTTGTGTTCACATTTTTCGACAAACCTGCAAAGAAACACAACATTCTTTGTATTTGTATAATGAtagtatttcattttttaatttgtaaacTGGACTCAAATTTACTAACTTAATTGTCGTATTAGAGGTTTTGTAAAGTACAGAATAGCCGTGACCCCCAGGAATATGACCacaattttaatgaaaaatttcgagcGCGAATTATAAGACAAGAATGTATTTCTTTCCTCTTCgcttttgtaatttttcactGAGAAATCCCTAGTAAATTCCTCTAGAATCTCTCCGTATTGCCTGTTGTATCTCCTCATCGTGTATAGCCGCAAAAAAATTTGCGCCATAGTTACGTTCTCCATAGTTGCAccgattatttttatcaaattgaaACTCCTTAGTGCGAAGTAGAAGGCTGCGTAATCCAGCAGAAAATGGAAGATATAGTAACAAAAGAGACTTACGAAAATGAAGTCATAGCGATGGCTCGGCCACAAGCCTAAAGCCGACATGAGATACTTGTTCCACGTTATCAACGTTTTCGCTTCATCAAAAGCTTTTTGATTCTCTTTGTCATATTCTTGAAGAATTGTTTTCTTCATATTTGCTTTAACTGTTATTTACTTttatgaacaaaaatatttatcctTATGTTTgtactgataaatattcgctcTACCTCGCGAAGCTCCCTCCGATAAACTGAATAAATGTGTATCGAAGCTTATGCAACATTTATCTGTAATTCAAAACGAACGGAAATCAATCCACTAGGTAATGCTAACAAGATCCTGAATGCTAATTTCATATGCACCTACGTACTAATTTTCCATGATCGCGATATTTTACTATGCGCATAAGCGATGAAAGATCTCATTCAATATTACTCATGATCGGAAACATATTTTATGACTGCACGACATCATTCTGTTAGAAGCCGTCTAACGAACAACATGCAACTCAGATGTTTACATACGATTTTTATTCGCACAGTAAATAGCAAATGTTATTATAATCATATTGACGATATTGAAGAAGAGGTAATTAATACTTTGAGATATTTACAAGACTAACCACATTGTTTATCttatttttacatatcttGATAATTATTAACCggtaaattatttctaattcATTACTATGAAGCTACGGTCAATGGCCAACGCTGAGTAGCTTCAAATTATTTAGAagaatttatttgaaaaataaatataacgaACGTAATCATTATTTCATCTATACAGATTTCATCTTAGCACACTGCTTGAATTTCAGAATCTCGCACAAGTAAGTGTTTACATTTGGATTgattaataaaatgtaatgaatatgtgaaaatatttaatgaatcAGGTactctggtagaaatgttaacggttaataagctaagtttGAAGACACTTAGCTAACTTATGGTTAACGATTTAACTAAATAAGCGTTTAACcgttataaatgcatagatatgACGCATTAACTCATGATAAAACAAAACTTTTgtttgaaatttgtcaaataactgttacaatccaaaaattgtagaaaaatacgttacaatcgtaaaaaatcctaatattcgtaataagacatatatacgttttaatgccaaaaaagggaaaaacaatttttaacttaataataatactaatgtggtattatagatacgcatcactaaaatattagcaatattttaatttatttttttacattaaaatttgataaaactggCTAATTAAACTATGATTTAATTTCCGTTTCATGATAAAAATAGCGGATGGATCCCGCGATTCaatatttaatttgttttttgtttaaaaaatcaaaatcgtgtatattttttctcaactGCAGCATCAAAGTCATTGCAGAAACACTCTTTTTACAAATTCTACCAATCatgcaatttttcaaaattttctgattatttttaactatttggtacgttataaaattattatacgtATAATGCAGTGTTTTTAATATGTTTGTTTTATTTCTCagtttttttatgataattaaAGTAAATAGGCTAGCATATTTTTCTGTGTATCAATAAATTCTTTCGATGCTAATACATAATGTTGTCCTATCTATTTCATTAAATTGATCGGTTTCGAAAAATACAATGTATAGATGTGATCAATTCatacatataatatttattgaaccttattctttatttttattataacgaTGGCTGTATGATAAAGAATAAAGTACATACATCGAAGCAAATTAtgcaaaaaaagtataacgctgtaggaaaaaaaaaggaatagcAGATGCAATTAATAATACAAAACTTTGTTTCTTagaaatagtttttttttctatattgaTTATGAACtaacgtatattttattgtcaTGCACTGTGTCCACGTAATaaagtctgtttttatatacataagaATGTATAATAAATGCACATTCATATTGTTCTTTGTGCAGTATTCGTCTTGCATGTACAATTGTTATAAGAATTAAAGTTATTTGCCTAATTAAATCTATGGACGAATTTAGGATGGAAATTAAATATCTAATGTTATCATCGCTACTAAtgctaaaaaatttggaagaTTTTTGCTCAGCTCGCCACAGCACATACATGTTTATAAATAACGAGAAATCAGTAAGATTATTCtatagtatttatttttttgagttttgtaaaaaaaattgaattttacaaaaaatagtatattatgcaacGGGTGCAGAAAGACTGCATTTGCAAAACGAGAGTTTACAGCATGAGCCGAAGGCGAATGCTGGAGTTTTAAAAATGCAGTCTTTATGTACACGTTacatacgatattttataccaCAAGAGCTGAAAATTCGCATTAAAGTTGTGATTTTGAGGTTCGAGTTGTAATTGTATAAACATTATTTGACCAATAGTTGGCACATGGGAGacagaatatttttattttttttaatttggtttAGTCTGGATAAAATATGGTCCAGGAGTGGAAAATTCATAGTTGCTCTtcacatacatatatagtgAAGTCATAATATAAACCAAATAAAACATGCGGTTTAACAACCCTTTTTGTAACTCAACGATACTTGTAGAAAAATGCAATAACTAACAATTGCCAAATGCCTATAATATACGCTGATAACAGTCTCCagaaaaattagaaattcacTTCTCAAGTTGTATTTGATAAAGCCATAAGCCGGCAcaaatacttaaaattaattgattaatttgaaattaatgACACATAATTCGTTTTAGCAGAAAAAATGTCTGCATGCACtgacaaatattaaatattttagtgCACTGTTTACTCCgttatttgaattaattatagTTCAATTGTACAGTATTTGGAAAACACGCAATCACGTAATCAAGTGAAACGTATTTGTACACAACAATATGCAagctcaaaaatcaatttcagTTCTTATAGTATAGTTAATAGAAATGTAAAGTAAAGAATTTCTTGCGAAACTTTCTTGGAACTAATTTTAACAACTGAATGTGGACTAATATTCTAAGAAGTTTGCACCTTTGTTTCTCCCTTGTTTTTGAGTAGTCAACAATAACATGCCAAATGACCATGCAGTCTTTATTATCTAAAAGCAAACATTGTATACATGAATAAGAACACAATATTATCCATGCTACCAATACTCGCATgaataa is from Nasonia vitripennis strain AsymCx chromosome 1, Nvit_psr_1.1, whole genome shotgun sequence and encodes:
- the Or288 gene encoding odorant receptor 288; translated protein: MKKTILQEYDKENQKAFDEAKTLITWNKYLMSALGLWPSHRYDFIFVSLFCYYIFHFLLDYAAFYFALRSFNLIKIIGATMENVTMAQIFLRLYTMRRYNRQYGEILEEFTRDFSVKNYKSEEERNTFLSYNSRSKFFIKIVVIFLGVTAILYFTKPLIRQLSLSKNVNTTKAFTYDLPYRIHLLYKITDIQTYIATYISRIPILYIIGFTQTAMDCLTLTVIAHLCGQLGVLSIRISNLDVVNKSNELNEIIQRHQKLIKIGLRLRRMYRLCLLGHFLGATIAICILVYQVLISIAAGQKTNLVTFFVFGFLNIFRLYTHCWVGEYLIHESINVSHAYYRCKWYKLPLKDQKSFIICIKRSQQPLSLMAGNFSHYSLVMFTNVMKSAMAYLSFLRNFI